The following are encoded in a window of Planctomycetaceae bacterium genomic DNA:
- a CDS encoding glycosyltransferase family 39 protein, with the protein MTDESAEVNSKAFKFFLMLILAMVMVVTVFVRIRMLAAPLERDEGEYAYAGQLMLQGVPPYQLAYNMKMPGIYAAYAAIMAVFGQNHLAIHFGVLLINAASIILIYYLSKKLFGKIAATAAAVFFAITSMSINIQATANAENFVVLPAIAAILLLVKFAESQKIWQLIFGGLLMGVAFMMKQHGIGFILFGYCFLFLKLLPLRQPPCTGQGANKLFTGRFLFPILVYSFFVILPFLVTCVILWQSGVFGKFWFWTFDYARHYVSLNSYADGFGLLKETLSKIVPSAVFIWLLGLAGLIGSIYDKRLRKHRVFLITFLICSFLSLCPGLYFRNHYFVLFLPMLSILAGAGVLFVSNIFKSDRKRACAAALVILLAWSYCFLSQRKCFMLTDPEMISRVMYGGFPFPETLRVAEYIKARSNEDDKIVVFGSEPQIYFYSQRRSATSFIYTYPLMENQPFAVQMQQEMISQIEAGKPRFIVVVKTVDSWMPFAGCSKLIFQWADSYFPEHYRQIALVEIFKEKGEVVYHWDSDVKPQKPESWIMILKRVD; encoded by the coding sequence ATGACAGATGAATCCGCCGAAGTGAATAGTAAAGCGTTTAAATTTTTCCTGATGCTGATTTTGGCGATGGTTATGGTCGTAACCGTGTTTGTCCGGATTAGGATGCTTGCTGCGCCGCTCGAACGAGACGAGGGTGAATACGCTTACGCGGGTCAGTTAATGCTTCAGGGCGTTCCGCCTTACCAGTTGGCGTACAATATGAAAATGCCCGGCATTTACGCGGCTTACGCAGCGATAATGGCGGTGTTCGGGCAAAACCACCTTGCAATCCATTTCGGCGTGCTGCTTATCAACGCGGCGTCAATCATATTGATTTATTATCTTTCGAAAAAACTTTTCGGTAAAATTGCAGCGACCGCGGCGGCGGTTTTTTTTGCAATCACCTCAATGAGTATCAATATTCAGGCAACGGCTAACGCCGAGAATTTTGTTGTTCTGCCTGCCATAGCCGCGATTCTGCTTTTGGTTAAATTTGCGGAGAGTCAGAAAATATGGCAATTAATCTTTGGCGGGCTACTGATGGGTGTCGCGTTTATGATGAAGCAGCACGGCATCGGGTTTATTCTATTTGGGTATTGTTTTCTGTTTTTGAAATTACTTCCGCTACGACAACCCCCCTGCACAGGTCAGGGGGCTAATAAATTATTTACCGGTCGCTTCCTCTTTCCGATTTTGGTTTATTCGTTTTTTGTGATTCTGCCGTTCCTCGTTACCTGTGTGATTCTGTGGCAGAGCGGGGTATTTGGCAAATTCTGGTTTTGGACTTTCGATTACGCCAGGCATTATGTCAGTCTAAATTCATACGCCGATGGGTTTGGATTGCTGAAGGAAACGCTGTCCAAGATAGTTCCGTCAGCGGTTTTTATCTGGCTGCTTGGGTTGGCAGGGCTTATCGGCAGTATATATGATAAACGATTGCGTAAACATAGAGTGTTTCTGATTACGTTTTTGATATGTTCATTTTTATCGCTGTGTCCAGGGCTGTATTTTCGCAATCATTATTTTGTACTTTTCCTGCCGATGCTGTCGATTCTTGCCGGCGCAGGTGTGCTGTTCGTTTCAAATATTTTCAAATCCGACAGGAAACGGGCTTGTGCCGCGGCTCTTGTGATTCTGCTTGCCTGGTCGTATTGTTTTCTTTCGCAGCGTAAATGTTTTATGCTGACCGACCCGGAAATGATTTCACGAGTGATGTATGGCGGTTTTCCATTTCCCGAAACACTGCGAGTTGCCGAATATATTAAAGCCCGCTCTAACGAAGACGATAAAATTGTGGTCTTCGGTTCGGAGCCGCAGATTTATTTTTATTCTCAAAGACGCTCGGCGACTTCGTTTATCTATACCTATCCGCTGATGGAAAACCAGCCGTTCGCAGTGCAGATGCAGCAGGAAATGATCAGTCAAATCGAAGCCGGTAAACCAAGATTTATAGTCGTTGTTAAAACGGTCGATTCGTGGATGCCTTTTGCCGGCTGCTCGAAATTAATCTTTCAATGGGCGGACTCATATTTTCCGGAACATTACCGGCAGATTGCGCTTGTAGAAATTTTCAAAGAAAAGGGGGAAGTGGTATATCACTGGGATTCCGATGTCAAGCCGCAAAAGCCTGAAAGCTGGATAATGATTCTCAAACGAGTTGATTGA
- a CDS encoding glycosyltransferase family 39 protein: MVLQDVKVPANVQNTSFPAKYINACLIAVFLVLVSVTVIIRIQILSVPLERDEGEYAYSAQLMLQGVPPYTLAYNMKMPGIYAAYAVILAVFGQTAAGIHFGVLLINTTTVILIYFLAKKLFNSIAGVTAAVFFAITSLSQFAQATANAENFVVLPAMAAILLLMKFTEIKKLLYLISGGLLMGIAFMMKQHAIGFILFGYCFLLWNLFRQQPRNYKKSTYVIFVYSFFVILPFLFTCLVLCLCGVFEKFWFWTFDYANKYVSLVPLKIGFIILKKNLWLIVTSAPLIWLLAALGLLSVLWNKDIRRHWVFLVLFLICSFLAVCPGLYFRYHYFVLFLPVVAIFAGAGIVSVESLCRRIVKSENKAAFIGLTILLAVWLGTLFLPKNHYFEKDPAKISQLTFGSNGFPEMQEIAKYIKEHSNPTDQIAVLGSEPEIFFYSQRRSASPYIYMYPLMEAQPYALVMQREMIEQIENCKPRFFIFVTNKFSWLQLPKSEMLIFTWFEQYMEHYRSIGLVEILPGKTLYYWGTDAVVSPKSSRIYIFERKDYAGAMQ; encoded by the coding sequence ATGGTATTACAGGATGTAAAAGTGCCGGCAAACGTTCAAAATACCTCATTTCCCGCTAAATACATTAATGCTTGTCTAATTGCGGTTTTTCTTGTTCTGGTATCTGTTACCGTAATTATACGAATTCAGATACTGTCTGTACCGCTTGAACGCGATGAAGGCGAGTATGCGTATTCCGCGCAGTTAATGCTCCAGGGTGTGCCGCCTTATACACTTGCGTACAATATGAAAATGCCGGGCATTTACGCCGCTTACGCAGTGATTTTGGCTGTGTTCGGGCAGACAGCGGCGGGCATTCATTTCGGTGTTCTACTCATCAATACCACAACGGTAATACTAATTTATTTCCTTGCGAAAAAACTTTTTAACTCCATCGCAGGTGTAACAGCGGCAGTGTTTTTTGCCATAACCTCGCTTAGCCAATTTGCACAGGCAACGGCTAATGCTGAAAACTTCGTCGTTCTGCCTGCCATGGCCGCGATTTTGCTCCTAATGAAATTCACAGAGATCAAAAAACTTTTGTATCTTATTTCAGGCGGCCTGCTGATGGGCATCGCGTTTATGATGAAGCAGCACGCGATAGGCTTCATACTTTTCGGTTATTGCTTTCTGCTTTGGAACCTGTTCCGTCAACAACCTCGGAATTATAAGAAATCGACTTATGTAATTTTTGTTTATTCTTTTTTTGTAATTCTGCCATTTCTTTTTACCTGTCTGGTTCTGTGTCTGTGCGGAGTGTTTGAAAAGTTCTGGTTTTGGACTTTCGATTATGCTAATAAATATGTAAGCTTAGTTCCACTCAAAATCGGATTCATAATTCTCAAAAAAAATTTATGGCTGATTGTTACTTCGGCGCCGCTGATATGGTTATTGGCAGCACTGGGACTTTTGAGCGTTTTATGGAATAAAGATATTCGCAGGCATTGGGTTTTTCTTGTTTTATTTCTTATCTGCTCATTTCTTGCGGTTTGTCCGGGACTGTATTTCCGCTATCATTATTTTGTATTGTTTTTGCCGGTTGTAGCAATTTTCGCAGGCGCAGGAATTGTCTCGGTTGAAAGTTTGTGCCGGCGAATTGTCAAATCAGAAAATAAAGCCGCGTTTATCGGATTGACGATTTTACTTGCTGTATGGCTGGGCACTTTGTTTTTGCCGAAGAATCATTATTTTGAAAAAGACCCGGCCAAGATTTCACAATTAACCTTCGGCTCTAATGGGTTTCCGGAAATGCAGGAAATCGCTAAATATATCAAAGAACACTCCAATCCGACCGACCAAATAGCCGTCCTGGGCTCCGAGCCTGAAATATTTTTCTACTCTCAAAGACGCTCGGCATCGCCTTACATATATATGTATCCTCTTATGGAGGCGCAGCCGTATGCTCTGGTGATGCAGCGGGAAATGATCGAACAAATAGAGAACTGCAAACCGAGATTTTTTATATTTGTTACTAACAAATTTTCATGGCTCCAACTGCCAAAATCTGAAATGCTGATTTTTACATGGTTTGAGCAATATATGGAACATTATCGCTCAATCGGACTTGTGGAAATTTTGCCTGGGAAAACATTGTATTACTGGGGAACAGACGCTGTTGTGTCGCCCAAAAGCTCCCGGATATATATTTTCGAAAGAAAGGATTATGCGGGTGCAATGCAATGA
- a CDS encoding glycosyltransferase family 4 protein, whose translation MDNVPSSILNRIAFIGNYQPRLCGIATFTTDLCETIAGQYSQTACIALPVNDIDGGYTYPSRVRFELTEKDIDSYRRAADFLNINKVDMVSLQHEYGIYGGREGSHILSLLRELRMPVVTTLHTILRDPNPTQKRVLEEVAALSDRLIVMSNRGTELLQEIYGVRPEKIDMIPHGIPDVPFVDPSFHKDMFGVEGKTVLLSFGLLSASKGFETVISALPDILVRHPNVVYIILGATHPHVLQNEGERYRQSLQWLAQEKGVESQVIFYNRFVSLEELVRFISAADIYITPYLNEAQITSGTLAYTLGAGKAMISTPYWYAQELLADGRGMLVPFRNPAAMAEQVINLLDNESQRHAMRKRAYMFGRQMIWPEVAHQYIASFERARVERRHFIPAGFAVKPLDKRPTELPAIKLNHLRNMTDDTGMLQHAAFIVPNYQEGYSVDDNARALIVSTYLEVLGNKAASELSIRYLAFICYAFNTGTGRFRNFMDYQRRWLDEAGSDDSQGRTLWAMGVVLNRSCTPVLQRMAGRVFEQSLPTILNTTSPRAWAFAIIGIHEYLHRFSGDRQAGQVLDELAKRLLTLYQNNRSNEWRWYEDGLTYCNAVLPHALLLCGQTMSNVAMAEAGLESLCWLADLQHSKTGYFVPVGSNGFYPKNGEKARFDQQPVETQTMVSACLEAYRITGDNRWRKEARRVFDWFLGRNDLNLPVYDPTTGGCRDGLHPDSVNENQGAESTLAFLQSLLELRLAENTTMSMEA comes from the coding sequence GTGGATAATGTACCAAGTTCAATACTCAATCGAATTGCGTTCATTGGTAACTATCAGCCGCGATTATGCGGCATAGCTACATTTACTACAGATTTGTGTGAGACCATTGCCGGTCAATATAGTCAAACAGCCTGCATTGCACTGCCGGTCAATGATATTGATGGTGGTTACACTTATCCGTCTCGCGTTCGGTTTGAACTGACGGAAAAAGATATTGATTCATATCGCCGGGCCGCTGACTTTCTGAACATAAATAAAGTTGACATGGTATCTCTGCAGCATGAATATGGCATTTATGGAGGGCGTGAGGGCAGCCATATCCTGTCGCTTTTGCGCGAATTGCGAATGCCTGTCGTTACGACATTGCACACTATTTTGCGTGACCCGAACCCAACTCAAAAGCGGGTTTTGGAAGAAGTTGCGGCTTTGTCGGATCGATTGATTGTTATGAGTAATCGCGGTACGGAATTATTACAGGAAATATATGGTGTACGACCGGAGAAGATTGATATGATTCCGCATGGCATTCCTGATGTGCCGTTTGTTGACCCAAGTTTTCATAAAGACATGTTTGGTGTCGAGGGTAAAACGGTCTTGCTTAGCTTTGGATTGCTTTCAGCAAGTAAAGGTTTCGAAACTGTTATCTCCGCCTTGCCCGACATTTTAGTCCGCCACCCGAATGTGGTATATATCATTCTTGGTGCAACTCATCCCCATGTCTTGCAGAACGAAGGCGAAAGATATCGGCAGTCTCTTCAATGGCTGGCACAGGAAAAAGGTGTGGAAAGTCAGGTGATTTTTTATAACCGCTTTGTCAGTTTGGAAGAGCTGGTGCGGTTTATCAGCGCGGCTGATATTTACATCACACCCTATCTAAATGAGGCGCAAATCACATCCGGCACACTTGCCTACACTCTGGGAGCGGGCAAGGCGATGATTTCGACGCCGTATTGGTACGCCCAGGAGCTGCTGGCTGATGGACGGGGAATGCTGGTACCGTTTAGGAATCCCGCGGCGATGGCCGAGCAGGTTATTAACCTTTTAGATAATGAGTCACAACGGCACGCTATGCGTAAGCGGGCTTATATGTTTGGTCGTCAGATGATTTGGCCGGAAGTGGCGCATCAATATATCGCGAGTTTTGAACGTGCTCGCGTTGAACGGCGACATTTTATTCCGGCAGGCTTTGCGGTCAAACCTTTAGATAAACGTCCGACCGAATTGCCGGCCATTAAACTCAATCACCTGCGTAATATGACAGACGATACCGGTATGCTGCAGCACGCTGCATTCATTGTGCCCAACTATCAGGAAGGCTACAGCGTTGACGACAATGCCCGTGCTTTGATTGTGAGTACATATTTGGAAGTTCTGGGTAACAAAGCGGCATCAGAGTTAAGCATTCGTTATCTTGCCTTTATATGCTATGCTTTTAATACGGGAACTGGTCGTTTCCGTAACTTTATGGATTACCAGCGTCGCTGGCTTGATGAGGCCGGTTCAGATGACAGCCAAGGCCGCACTTTGTGGGCAATGGGCGTCGTTTTGAATCGCTCGTGCACGCCGGTATTACAAAGAATGGCAGGACGCGTATTCGAGCAGTCACTGCCGACTATTCTCAATACTACAAGTCCACGCGCCTGGGCATTTGCAATCATTGGCATCCACGAATACCTGCATCGCTTTTCCGGCGACAGACAGGCCGGTCAGGTACTGGATGAATTAGCTAAGCGATTGCTTACGCTTTATCAAAACAACCGTTCGAATGAGTGGCGATGGTATGAAGACGGGTTAACCTACTGTAATGCTGTGTTACCGCATGCCTTGCTCCTGTGCGGCCAAACGATGTCAAATGTTGCCATGGCAGAAGCGGGATTAGAGTCGTTATGTTGGCTGGCAGACTTACAACATTCGAAAACCGGATATTTTGTTCCTGTCGGCTCTAATGGTTTTTATCCAAAAAATGGTGAGAAAGCCAGATTCGATCAACAGCCGGTGGAGACCCAGACAATGGTTTCTGCATGTCTGGAAGCCTATCGGATTACAGGCGATAATCGTTGGCGCAAAGAAGCCCGCAGGGTCTTTGATTGGTTCCTGGGACGCAATGATTTGAATTTGCCTGTCTATGACCCAACGACCGGAGGGTGTCGTGATGGTTTGCACCCCGACAGCGTGAACGAAAATCAGGGCGCCGAGTCAACGCTGGCTTTTCTCCAGTCGCTTCTCGAACTGCGTCTGGCCGAAAATACCACAATGTCTATGGAGGCATAA
- a CDS encoding prepilin-type N-terminal cleavage/methylation domain-containing protein, with translation MKKTKGFTLVELLVVISIIAILLAVLIPSLNKAREQGRKIVCANHLKTMALGDQMYAIDSDDYHVPIYNGLNPPPRDWKWFQNPLFMKIVGMQGRKNDETLAGNVTGTLPAEYKCPSDKRTVANGGLIKYGNGNVEGVSYGMNSVGLRISVAASWVPTTSTRRGKAQALKTSKVERPAAKFFFMDAEWFAVHYESADYTRFWDKIGDRMSSREWDMPAYRHREGANILFYDGHVKYLSKQEIFKVDPDDGLNQFLLNKPSWFPIGDRLYLDPPYN, from the coding sequence ATGAAAAAGACAAAGGGCTTTACTCTGGTCGAATTACTGGTTGTAATTTCGATAATTGCGATACTGCTGGCAGTTTTGATACCGTCGTTGAACAAGGCACGCGAACAGGGCAGAAAAATTGTTTGTGCAAATCATTTAAAAACCATGGCGTTAGGTGATCAAATGTATGCTATTGATTCAGACGACTATCATGTTCCCATATACAACGGGCTTAATCCACCTCCACGTGATTGGAAGTGGTTTCAGAATCCGCTGTTTATGAAGATAGTTGGTATGCAGGGGCGAAAAAACGATGAAACATTAGCGGGTAATGTTACAGGGACGTTACCGGCAGAGTACAAGTGTCCATCGGATAAACGAACAGTTGCTAATGGCGGTCTTATAAAATATGGCAACGGAAACGTGGAAGGTGTTAGCTACGGGATGAACAGTGTAGGGCTTCGTATTAGTGTTGCGGCCAGTTGGGTTCCTACTACCAGCACGCGTCGAGGCAAAGCGCAGGCGTTGAAGACATCGAAGGTGGAAAGACCGGCTGCCAAGTTTTTCTTTATGGATGCAGAGTGGTTTGCCGTGCATTATGAGAGTGCTGATTATACACGGTTTTGGGATAAGATAGGCGACAGGATGAGTAGCCGAGAGTGGGATATGCCGGCATATAGGCACAGAGAAGGCGCAAATATTTTGTTCTATGACGGCCATGTAAAGTACCTGTCCAAGCAGGAAATATTCAAAGTTGATCCTGACGACGGCCTTAATCAGTTTCTCTTAAATAAACCATCGTGGTTTCCAATTGGCGACAGGCTCTACTTAGATCCGCCGTATAATTAA
- a CDS encoding PEP-CTERM sorting domain-containing protein → MKMRMFLIFVLAAFLAPAVQAIVLDNMDNVLASNGGLWHDERNYNPPLLKQNTDVAFVCDTTGSMMIDYTVFDGGQYDVVPRANIIFPTLTPDMAITFCWYKGNTAGPEHVREIILYSNNLGDAVARYAVANGEETIAVGWQYVVANISDFVVTQGTFDWSDVDTIDIWVSCWGYVGPWGEEGSYQIMPTNTPVYIDCLQLVPEPATMSLLALGALAMLKKRKA, encoded by the coding sequence ATGAAGATGAGAATGTTTTTAATTTTTGTGTTGGCAGCATTTTTGGCACCAGCGGTACAGGCGATAGTATTAGATAACATGGACAATGTTCTGGCGAGTAATGGCGGTCTGTGGCATGACGAGAGAAACTATAATCCACCTCTGCTGAAACAGAACACTGATGTTGCTTTTGTTTGCGACACCACAGGTTCAATGATGATTGACTATACAGTTTTCGATGGAGGTCAGTATGATGTTGTGCCTCGTGCAAATATCATATTCCCGACTCTTACTCCGGATATGGCAATTACATTTTGCTGGTATAAGGGCAATACGGCCGGTCCTGAACATGTTCGCGAGATAATTCTCTATTCGAATAATTTAGGAGATGCTGTGGCACGTTACGCTGTGGCTAATGGAGAAGAAACAATAGCCGTGGGCTGGCAGTATGTGGTTGCGAACATTAGTGATTTTGTCGTAACACAAGGCACGTTTGATTGGAGCGATGTCGATACTATCGATATATGGGTTAGCTGCTGGGGTTATGTAGGACCATGGGGCGAAGAAGGAAGCTATCAGATTATGCCGACCAATACACCGGTTTACATTGATTGTTTACAGCTCGTTCCAGAGCCGGCAACTATGTCGCTGCTTGCACTTGGCGCACTGGCGATGCTGAAGAAACGCAAAGCTTAA
- a CDS encoding LacI family DNA-binding transcriptional regulator — MPVDAKVRVRDVATKLSVSPATVSRTLKGDYGRGTTSLATATRILNYCFSHGYLSKEEKDGILLKMKVKVSNKKVISLSCFEGLWNYNAIFSSVSSSLQDRGQYSGFYTVRSSNDLKRFPRSSVSVILVFGRIAPDTYEALRGFDIPVVVGDNHIPGSKWSTVNSDNIGAASRAVEVLAELGHKRIAFVCRHEDYPQRTYNLHQRQNGYMIGMNNVGLSTDGLIIAKDCSRNDYTPSTHEEVMSDLRELAERVIALKPMPTAVVAANDLIAHVLRVVLREHGLKVPQDMSIIGYDGQHRIPGVMGFEPISTMVVNWSEMGRAMVDLATEFVLNPKTNIRHVLIPAEYEDMGTVARL, encoded by the coding sequence ATGCCGGTGGATGCAAAAGTGAGAGTAAGAGATGTTGCGACAAAGTTATCTGTTTCACCAGCAACAGTTTCGAGAACACTCAAGGGAGATTATGGCCGGGGAACTACATCTTTGGCTACTGCCACTCGCATTCTTAATTACTGTTTCAGTCACGGCTATCTTAGCAAAGAAGAGAAAGACGGCATTCTTCTTAAAATGAAAGTTAAAGTATCGAATAAGAAAGTAATTAGTCTGTCGTGCTTTGAGGGTCTTTGGAATTACAATGCGATTTTTTCTTCAGTCAGCAGTTCGCTGCAGGACAGGGGACAATATTCGGGATTTTATACCGTTCGGTCGTCCAATGATTTAAAAAGATTTCCACGAAGTTCGGTAAGTGTCATATTAGTTTTTGGACGCATTGCACCGGATACTTATGAAGCTCTGCGTGGATTCGATATACCTGTCGTAGTGGGCGACAACCATATACCAGGTTCAAAATGGAGCACAGTCAACAGTGATAATATTGGCGCTGCATCAAGAGCAGTAGAAGTTCTTGCTGAATTAGGGCACAAGCGCATTGCGTTTGTATGCAGACACGAGGATTATCCGCAACGCACATATAATTTACACCAGCGGCAAAATGGCTATATGATTGGTATGAATAACGTGGGTTTAAGTACTGATGGTCTGATTATTGCCAAGGACTGTTCGAGAAATGATTATACGCCAAGCACGCACGAAGAAGTAATGAGTGATTTGAGAGAACTCGCTGAACGTGTCATAGCTTTGAAACCAATGCCGACAGCCGTTGTTGCGGCCAATGACCTGATTGCTCATGTTTTACGTGTAGTTCTGCGGGAGCATGGTCTCAAAGTGCCGCAGGATATGAGCATCATTGGATATGACGGTCAGCACAGAATCCCCGGCGTGATGGGTTTTGAGCCGATTTCCACGATGGTAGTAAACTGGAGTGAAATGGGACGGGCAATGGTGGACTTAGCCACTGAATTTGTGCTCAATCCTAAAACCAACATTCGTCACGTATTAATTCCGGCAGAGTATGAGGATATGGGCACAGTTGCCCGATTGTGA
- a CDS encoding Na+:solute symporter — MTILDYGIIVAYLLFSLIIGIVYSRKASQSPEHYFLGGRSMPWWMISVSLMATSFASDTPLVVTEITRQFGLQRMWWVFAAVLTLIVGIFLFSRLWRRSSVITDAEFYELRYDGNAAAFLRGFRAFYSGIIQNLIVIAWVTFAMSNIITIMTPMNKVWAVGTCMVVALIYTTFSGFYGVVITDVVQFFIATGSMIILAFIAVYKAGGLHVVLTTVAATQGYDKTLSIFPDFKHFDLDMLKLMIYILVLWWADAGGYNMQRMSACRNERDAVKATLFYALFQTIRPWMWIPVALVSIVLFPKLTGTQTDTQAYPLVANTYLGMGLKGLLVAGFLAAFMSTITTQLNWGASYIMTDVYKRFVKKDASHRQYMIVTRIVVVAMMICAASIVPLLKSVTAAWEFLAFLMAGSGIISVIRWFWWRINAYTEITALLLGLIAGFINPFIPASVVVFGYPWPAMPFEIKITIFIVIIVSVSLVVTFVTPKVSIQKLEVFYRRVRPGGFWSVVSKDIRNLPGKALNAGTFLDIIGGILLCYGVSLGIGYCLLMKFGKAAACFGCSLIGALWVYRWFKKEVRELEEWGGLRKHNLETTQQSNSGAK, encoded by the coding sequence TTGACGATTCTTGATTACGGAATTATCGTTGCGTATCTGCTTTTCTCGCTGATTATCGGAATAGTCTATTCACGCAAAGCGTCCCAAAGCCCGGAACATTATTTTCTTGGCGGTCGTTCTATGCCATGGTGGATGATTAGCGTCTCGCTGATGGCAACAAGTTTCGCGTCCGACACGCCTTTGGTCGTTACCGAAATCACTCGACAATTCGGCCTGCAGAGAATGTGGTGGGTCTTTGCCGCGGTGCTCACGTTAATCGTCGGTATATTTCTTTTCTCTCGTCTCTGGCGGAGGTCATCCGTTATTACCGACGCCGAATTTTACGAGTTACGTTACGACGGCAACGCAGCCGCTTTTCTTCGCGGCTTTCGCGCATTTTATTCCGGAATCATACAAAACCTCATCGTAATCGCATGGGTTACGTTCGCTATGAGCAACATCATTACGATTATGACGCCGATGAATAAAGTCTGGGCAGTCGGCACCTGCATGGTTGTCGCGCTGATTTACACTACGTTCTCCGGCTTTTACGGCGTTGTAATTACCGATGTCGTGCAGTTTTTTATCGCGACCGGCTCTATGATAATACTGGCGTTTATCGCCGTCTATAAAGCAGGCGGCCTGCACGTCGTACTTACCACCGTCGCCGCGACGCAGGGGTACGACAAAACGCTTTCAATTTTTCCTGATTTCAAACATTTCGATTTGGATATGCTCAAGCTGATGATTTACATTTTAGTTCTCTGGTGGGCGGATGCCGGCGGATATAATATGCAGAGAATGAGCGCGTGCAGAAATGAACGCGATGCGGTGAAGGCTACGCTTTTCTACGCACTTTTCCAAACCATACGACCATGGATGTGGATACCTGTCGCTCTTGTTTCCATTGTTCTGTTTCCAAAACTGACAGGCACACAAACTGATACGCAAGCCTACCCATTAGTCGCGAATACATATCTTGGTATGGGGTTAAAAGGGTTGCTCGTAGCTGGTTTTCTCGCCGCGTTTATGTCAACAATTACCACGCAGCTCAACTGGGGCGCTTCGTATATTATGACCGATGTCTATAAACGATTTGTCAAGAAAGACGCTTCACATCGTCAGTATATGATTGTTACGAGAATCGTAGTGGTTGCGATGATGATTTGTGCCGCAAGTATAGTTCCCCTGCTGAAGTCGGTTACGGCGGCATGGGAATTCCTCGCATTCCTGATGGCAGGCAGCGGAATAATCAGCGTTATCAGGTGGTTCTGGTGGCGTATAAACGCTTATACCGAAATCACCGCCCTGCTGCTCGGACTAATCGCGGGATTCATAAACCCATTTATTCCCGCCTCTGTCGTGGTGTTTGGTTATCCGTGGCCTGCGATGCCTTTCGAGATTAAGATTACGATATTTATTGTAATTATCGTTTCGGTAAGTTTAGTGGTTACTTTTGTTACGCCCAAAGTATCTATACAAAAGCTTGAAGTGTTTTATCGCAGAGTTCGGCCTGGCGGTTTCTGGAGCGTTGTCAGCAAAGATATTCGCAATCTGCCGGGCAAAGCATTAAACGCCGGCACCTTCCTCGATATCATCGGCGGCATTCTGTTATGTTACGGCGTTTCACTTGGCATTGGTTATTGCCTCCTGATGAAATTCGGTAAAGCGGCTGCTTGTTTCGGATGCTCTTTAATCGGCGCGTTATGGGTATACAGATGGTTTAAAAAAGAAGTCAGAGAACTCGAAGAATGGGGTGGTTTAAGAAAGCACAATCTCGAAACCACGCAACAAAGTAATTCGGGAGCAAAATAG